A single window of Granulicella mallensis MP5ACTX8 DNA harbors:
- a CDS encoding NHL repeat-containing protein produces MKTNSVSLSRLTNVAALACALVLSGCTSNLSGVATPSGLTVMHIQGIVHGGQQSLNGAHVYMYSPSTSLYGGSGVVASAGTDSISLLTNVPGVTISDGTNFYVTTDQAGTFNIDGAFACSPGTQVYLYSVGGDPQYTGYGIPTGNNPAATLMSVVGDCTSATPGGAFPNATFISMNEATTVAAAYALAGFAIDGTHLGAPSSLSGHSLALTGLANAFSTALNLVNQTTGLPAATTTAAGSSGTVPVKLINTLADILAVCINSTGSSSSGCMTLFENAKNSGGNQATDTAMAAIYIAQNPKAHVSTLFNLATNAGPFQPVLTAAADFTMAVTYSGLNQPYGIAVDGVGNVWVTNSGLTGANANSVTMFSPTGVVTAGCGACSGAHYTAPIGIAIDSGNHPWIASSRPSGGYYLTEITSSSNSTSTNIGGSLDAPQAVDVGSEGNIWIANTGANDIIEFNPNTQAATTYTGVPSPQSIAAGNGNQRISSAANFPLYSITNGASVAVGELDNNPDLISPLGIALGQSSFLFVAGAVRGGGSLTETNPSLQAVVSNDSGIMHFDDPQYVAIDGADTVWVTNFASNRLTRRSGTGGVSNLSAGGTLNGPEGIAADLSGNVWVANSGNDTVSEIVGLGTPVVTPLVANLLSPYSDPASQP; encoded by the coding sequence ATGAAAACAAATTCTGTTTCGCTCTCTCGCCTGACCAATGTTGCGGCCCTTGCCTGCGCTCTTGTACTGAGCGGGTGTACCTCGAACCTTAGCGGCGTTGCCACCCCTTCCGGTTTGACGGTCATGCACATCCAGGGCATCGTTCACGGCGGCCAGCAGTCGCTCAATGGTGCACACGTATACATGTATTCCCCCAGCACAAGTCTGTATGGTGGCTCAGGGGTTGTCGCGTCCGCCGGCACGGATTCGATTTCGTTGCTGACCAATGTGCCGGGAGTTACCATCAGCGACGGAACCAACTTCTACGTCACCACGGACCAGGCAGGAACCTTCAATATCGACGGCGCGTTTGCCTGCTCCCCTGGAACTCAGGTCTATCTCTACTCGGTGGGTGGCGATCCGCAATACACCGGATACGGGATTCCCACCGGGAACAATCCAGCCGCGACTTTGATGTCTGTGGTGGGCGACTGCACCAGCGCTACTCCCGGCGGAGCCTTTCCGAACGCCACTTTTATCAGCATGAATGAGGCCACCACCGTTGCCGCCGCCTACGCGCTGGCGGGCTTCGCCATCGATGGCACCCACCTCGGCGCTCCCAGCTCCCTATCCGGGCATTCGCTGGCCTTGACCGGCCTGGCCAATGCCTTCAGCACAGCCCTCAACCTTGTAAACCAGACGACTGGATTGCCGGCGGCAACTACCACGGCAGCGGGCAGCAGCGGCACGGTTCCGGTCAAGCTCATCAATACTCTGGCAGACATACTGGCGGTCTGCATCAACTCCACCGGCAGCTCCTCCTCCGGCTGCATGACGCTCTTTGAGAACGCTAAGAACAGCGGTGGCAACCAGGCCACGGATACCGCAATGGCGGCGATCTACATTGCGCAGAATCCCAAGGCTCATGTTTCCACACTCTTCAATTTGGCGACCAACGCTGGCCCCTTCCAGCCGGTTCTTACCGCCGCCGCCGACTTTACCATGGCCGTTACCTATAGTGGGTTGAACCAGCCTTACGGCATCGCTGTGGACGGGGTCGGCAACGTATGGGTCACCAACTCCGGCCTTACTGGCGCGAATGCCAACTCCGTTACCATGTTCTCTCCCACGGGCGTGGTGACTGCCGGCTGCGGGGCCTGCTCCGGCGCGCACTATACCGCTCCCATAGGCATCGCGATCGACTCTGGAAATCACCCCTGGATTGCCAGCTCCAGACCCAGTGGTGGCTACTATCTCACCGAGATTACCTCCAGTTCCAATAGCACGAGCACCAACATCGGGGGATCTCTCGACGCCCCGCAGGCTGTCGATGTCGGCTCAGAAGGCAACATATGGATTGCCAATACCGGCGCGAACGACATCATCGAATTCAATCCCAATACCCAGGCAGCAACGACCTACACCGGGGTACCCTCGCCACAGAGCATCGCTGCCGGAAACGGTAATCAGCGAATCTCGTCCGCTGCCAACTTCCCCTTGTACTCGATTACGAACGGCGCGAGCGTAGCTGTGGGGGAGCTTGATAACAATCCCGATCTCATCAGCCCCTTAGGCATTGCACTGGGGCAGTCCAGCTTTCTCTTTGTTGCCGGTGCGGTGCGTGGGGGCGGCTCGCTCACGGAGACGAATCCCTCTCTTCAGGCCGTCGTCAGTAACGACAGCGGCATTATGCACTTTGATGACCCTCAATACGTCGCTATCGATGGGGCAGACACCGTCTGGGTTACGAACTTTGCCAGTAACAGACTCACCAGGAGATCCGGCACAGGGGGCGTCTCCAACCTCTCCGCCGGTGGCACGCTCAACGGCCCGGAGGGTATCGCGGCCGATCTCTCGGGCAACGTCTGGGTCGCGAACTCAGGCAACGATACCGTCTCGGAGATTGTAGGACTGGGAACGCCCGTCGTCACCCCTCTCGTCGCAAACCTTCTTTCTCCCTACAGCGATCCAGCCTCCCAGCCCTAA
- a CDS encoding multicopper oxidase family protein encodes MPASTAKPQPMLHSLELPPFVDVLPLPERLVPAAHHGQPHKLRVTMREVHSKIHRDVPASRFWAYGTGSSSSPLAPVIEARSHQPLEIEWVNALPAHHYLPIDYSLHGCGRDLPEVRAIVHVHGARVPTKDDGYPEDWFVPGTSRTCHYPLEQDSATLWYHDHAMGLNRLNMYAGLFGHFLIRDKAEDALNLPSGKYEVPLSIYDRDFTADGQLFYPTSGDPDHPWVPEFFADATLINGKVRPFFEVEPRLYRFRVLNAANSRFFALSLSEQIPFHQIGSDQGLLPSPVKLTSLLLAPAERADLLIDFSQFAGKQVHLVNGAFEILQFRVAATAAPALQTGHDKMSSIPATLRTVPRIPESTATVTRTITLNEYQDKVGNPMIMLLNRKHWHDPVTEQPKLNSTEIWEFVNLTEDVHPMHLHLVRFQLLDRRTFEVFSYQMYKKLRYLAPARSPEPSEVGWKDTIQCPPGMITRIIVHFDGYAGKYLYHCHILEHESNDMMRPFEVVA; translated from the coding sequence ATGCCCGCCAGCACGGCTAAGCCGCAGCCCATGCTCCACTCGCTGGAGTTGCCCCCCTTCGTAGACGTGCTTCCGCTGCCCGAGCGGCTCGTGCCGGCCGCCCACCATGGCCAGCCGCACAAGCTCCGCGTCACTATGCGGGAGGTCCATTCCAAGATCCACCGCGACGTTCCCGCTTCCCGCTTCTGGGCCTATGGGACTGGAAGCAGCTCCAGCCCCCTCGCACCGGTCATCGAGGCCCGTTCGCACCAGCCGCTGGAGATTGAGTGGGTCAACGCCCTCCCCGCGCACCACTACCTTCCGATCGACTACAGCCTCCACGGCTGCGGCCGGGATCTCCCCGAGGTTCGGGCGATCGTCCATGTCCACGGTGCGCGCGTCCCGACCAAGGACGACGGCTACCCCGAGGACTGGTTCGTCCCCGGCACCAGCCGCACCTGCCACTATCCCCTGGAGCAGGACTCAGCCACCCTCTGGTATCACGACCACGCGATGGGGCTCAACCGGCTCAATATGTACGCCGGACTCTTCGGGCACTTCCTGATCCGCGACAAGGCCGAGGACGCCCTCAACCTGCCTTCCGGTAAATACGAAGTCCCTCTTTCGATCTATGACCGCGACTTCACCGCGGATGGACAGCTCTTCTATCCCACGTCCGGCGACCCAGACCACCCCTGGGTACCGGAGTTCTTCGCGGACGCCACGCTGATCAACGGCAAGGTCCGCCCGTTCTTCGAAGTCGAGCCCCGCCTCTATCGCTTTCGCGTGCTCAACGCTGCCAACAGCCGCTTCTTCGCCCTCTCGCTCTCGGAGCAAATTCCCTTTCACCAGATCGGCTCGGATCAGGGCCTGCTCCCCTCTCCCGTGAAGCTCACGAGCCTCCTTCTCGCCCCCGCCGAGCGCGCCGATCTGCTCATCGACTTCTCGCAATTTGCCGGCAAGCAGGTGCACCTGGTCAATGGAGCCTTCGAGATCCTGCAGTTCCGTGTGGCTGCAACCGCAGCCCCTGCCTTGCAGACCGGCCACGACAAGATGAGTTCCATCCCGGCTACGCTGCGAACCGTTCCACGGATCCCCGAGTCCACAGCTACCGTTACCCGCACCATCACGCTCAACGAGTATCAGGACAAGGTGGGCAATCCCATGATCATGCTGCTGAACCGCAAGCACTGGCATGATCCTGTCACCGAACAGCCGAAGCTCAATTCCACCGAAATCTGGGAGTTCGTCAACCTGACCGAAGACGTTCACCCCATGCACCTGCATCTCGTCCGGTTTCAGCTCCTGGATCGCCGCACGTTCGAGGTCTTCTCCTACCAGATGTACAAGAAGCTGCGCTACCTGGCTCCCGCCAGGTCGCCGGAACCCAGCGAGGTCGGGTGGAAGGACACGATTCAGTGCCCTCCCGGAATGATTACCCGAATCATCGTCCACTTCGACGGCTACGCAGGCAAGTACCTCTACCATTGCCACATCCTTGAGCACGAATCCAACGACATGATGCGGCCATTCGAGGTTGTGGCTTAG
- a CDS encoding sensor histidine kinase: MKRNLWLSLWLRTALAVAVVAAAALILPHWWLWALLPLALAVVSWVAWAISRAVESGLRTLKPDTGAPHSDLPFEEFEELAASLDAESARQTKQFEATAESQRKLELLLDSMQDLVVAVDSAGRISWTNAPMARLMSSSSGSVRTGHALVQTIREPEVLACARIALEERTVAEREAVGFNTGRIYAVSAAPMAEGGAVVVLRDITRLQQMERTQKEFVANVSHELRTPLTSIMGYVELLIDDGNADANMTAQSREFFDAILKNAQRMGRLTEDLLVMAKVDSGEQKINPAPVRVAALLQESIAAASGLLKDDARLEIAAMVDTEVMADTDAVVQVLSNLIENALNYGRGAHGSLVVMAAEMVAGPPSMVKFSVRDFGAGIAFEHRERIFERFYRADKARSRESGGTGLGLSIAKHLVESHGGTIWVESDLGRGSRFCFTLPQAPARSNPLPDEEQASLN; this comes from the coding sequence ATGAAGCGGAATTTGTGGCTTTCTTTGTGGCTGCGTACCGCGCTGGCTGTCGCCGTTGTGGCGGCAGCGGCGCTGATACTGCCGCATTGGTGGCTGTGGGCACTCCTGCCCCTGGCACTGGCAGTTGTTTCCTGGGTAGCGTGGGCGATATCGCGTGCCGTGGAGAGCGGGCTACGCACGCTCAAGCCCGATACTGGCGCACCCCATTCCGATCTGCCCTTTGAAGAGTTCGAAGAGCTGGCTGCGTCGCTCGACGCGGAGTCCGCTCGTCAGACCAAACAGTTTGAGGCCACCGCCGAGAGCCAGCGCAAGCTCGAACTGCTGCTCGATTCCATGCAGGACCTGGTCGTCGCGGTCGATTCGGCCGGGAGAATCTCCTGGACGAATGCACCGATGGCGCGGCTGATGTCTTCTTCCTCGGGTTCAGTACGTACGGGACATGCCCTGGTGCAAACGATCCGCGAGCCGGAGGTGCTGGCCTGCGCCCGCATTGCGTTGGAAGAGCGCACGGTGGCTGAGCGGGAGGCCGTGGGCTTCAATACAGGCCGGATTTATGCCGTAAGCGCCGCTCCCATGGCCGAGGGTGGTGCTGTAGTAGTGCTGCGCGATATCACCCGCCTCCAGCAGATGGAGCGCACCCAGAAGGAGTTTGTGGCGAATGTCTCGCATGAGTTGCGGACGCCTCTGACTTCGATCATGGGGTACGTGGAACTGTTGATCGACGACGGCAACGCGGACGCCAACATGACCGCGCAGTCGCGGGAGTTCTTCGACGCCATTCTGAAAAATGCGCAGCGGATGGGCCGGCTAACCGAAGACCTGCTGGTGATGGCCAAGGTGGACTCCGGCGAACAGAAGATCAATCCTGCTCCGGTTCGCGTGGCGGCCCTGCTGCAGGAATCGATCGCCGCGGCGAGCGGATTGCTGAAAGATGATGCCCGGCTGGAGATTGCTGCCATGGTCGACACCGAGGTCATGGCGGACACGGATGCCGTGGTGCAGGTGTTGAGCAACCTGATCGAGAACGCCTTGAACTACGGTCGCGGCGCGCATGGATCGCTGGTCGTGATGGCTGCGGAGATGGTGGCCGGACCTCCGTCGATGGTGAAGTTCAGCGTGCGCGACTTTGGAGCAGGCATCGCTTTCGAGCACCGCGAACGCATCTTCGAGCGCTTCTACCGCGCGGACAAGGCGCGGTCGCGTGAGTCCGGCGGTACGGGGCTGGGGCTGTCTATCGCGAAGCACCTGGTGGAATCGCATGGTGGGACGATCTGGGTGGAGAGCGATCTGGGCCGCGGCAGCCGATTCTGCTTCACGCTGCCGCAGGCTCCCGCGCGAAGTAACCCTCTGCCCGATGAGGAACAGGCGTCGCTCAATTAG
- a CDS encoding phospholipase C — protein MSGCNSALTAIPGPPTPPAATPTTASAAIKHVVVIFDENISFDHYFGTYPNAANTDGQSFTAATGTTVPDNYVSNPSLLTANPNLNSQNPTPANPFRLSADQAGTGDQDHSYTPEQKAFDAGKMDLFPLSVGTADGLPLQTETNAPALANTQALTMAYYDGNTVTALWNYAQQYAMNDHSFGTTFGASTQGAINLVSGQTNGVVPGYPVGADSGVTPDGVGGFTLTDDEDPTGDICSSTSANVSMSNIAGPFASITNKNIGDLLNNAGITWGFFEGGFNLSITNTASNGTTTTGCGRSTGAVNIPGHPLKADYIPHHEPFQYYASTANPMHNRPSSTAAIGTTDAANHQYDSVDFNTALAAGNLPAVSFLKAPGYQDGHAGYSDPLDEQTWLVNEINEIEKSSFWPNTAIIIAYDDSDGWYDHATDLVNGSASAADLLNGNGLCNSTGTATASPTSALPGPNSNGKPVAGRCGHGPRLPLLVLSPWARKNYVDTTPTDQASIPRFIEDIFLGGTRIGSGSFDASAGALTAMFDFSNAAAPPNPTPLYLSPTTGKVCSPATAACK, from the coding sequence ATGAGCGGTTGCAATTCTGCTCTCACCGCAATCCCCGGACCGCCGACTCCACCGGCAGCGACTCCCACGACCGCCTCCGCGGCGATCAAGCATGTTGTTGTGATCTTCGATGAGAACATCTCCTTCGATCACTACTTCGGCACCTATCCCAACGCCGCCAACACCGATGGGCAATCTTTCACGGCGGCCACCGGCACGACCGTCCCCGACAACTACGTTTCAAATCCGTCGCTGCTTACCGCGAACCCGAACCTGAACTCCCAAAATCCGACACCCGCCAACCCATTCCGGCTCTCCGCTGATCAAGCCGGAACCGGCGATCAGGATCACAGCTATACCCCCGAACAGAAGGCATTTGACGCTGGCAAGATGGATCTCTTTCCTCTCTCTGTCGGCACAGCGGATGGCCTGCCTCTCCAGACTGAAACAAACGCTCCGGCTCTGGCTAACACTCAGGCTCTCACCATGGCCTACTATGACGGCAACACGGTCACCGCGCTGTGGAACTATGCTCAGCAGTATGCGATGAACGACCACTCCTTCGGCACCACCTTTGGCGCCTCGACACAAGGCGCCATCAACCTGGTATCAGGACAGACCAACGGTGTCGTGCCTGGCTACCCCGTGGGTGCTGACTCAGGCGTTACGCCCGATGGGGTCGGCGGATTTACCCTCACCGATGACGAGGACCCCACCGGCGACATCTGCTCCTCCACCAGCGCCAATGTCAGCATGTCCAACATCGCCGGCCCCTTTGCCAGCATCACGAACAAGAATATCGGCGACCTGCTCAACAATGCTGGCATCACCTGGGGTTTCTTCGAGGGCGGCTTCAACCTCTCGATCACCAACACTGCATCCAACGGCACCACGACCACGGGTTGCGGACGCAGCACAGGCGCCGTCAACATCCCGGGACACCCACTGAAGGCTGATTACATTCCACACCACGAGCCCTTCCAGTACTACGCCAGCACCGCTAACCCGATGCACAACCGCCCCTCCTCCACAGCTGCTATCGGAACCACGGACGCGGCCAACCACCAGTACGATTCGGTTGACTTCAACACGGCTCTCGCCGCCGGCAACCTGCCTGCCGTCAGCTTCCTGAAGGCTCCCGGCTATCAGGACGGCCACGCCGGTTACTCCGATCCTCTCGACGAGCAGACCTGGCTCGTCAACGAGATCAATGAGATCGAGAAGTCGTCGTTCTGGCCCAACACAGCGATCATCATCGCCTATGACGACTCCGACGGCTGGTACGACCATGCCACGGACCTCGTCAACGGCTCCGCATCGGCAGCAGACCTGCTGAACGGCAATGGTCTCTGCAACAGCACCGGCACCGCCACCGCATCCCCCACTTCTGCTCTGCCTGGCCCCAACTCCAACGGCAAGCCGGTAGCGGGACGTTGCGGCCACGGCCCACGTCTTCCTCTCCTGGTCCTCTCTCCCTGGGCCAGGAAGAACTACGTCGACACCACGCCCACCGATCAGGCCTCGATTCCCCGCTTTATCGAGGACATCTTCCTCGGTGGCACACGCATCGGTAGCGGTTCGTTCGATGCCTCCGCCGGCGCACTCACTGCGATGTTCGACTTCTCCAATGCAGCCGCGCCGCCGAACCCCACACCGCTCTATCTCAGCCCCACCACCGGAAAGGTTTGCAGCCCTGCCACTGCTGCTTGCAAGTAA
- a CDS encoding winged helix-turn-helix domain-containing protein: protein MSQTVFVLEDDADISRLVQYQLERAGFIAKPYAAIGSIVQDAERSRPALFLLDIMVPGGDGMDLCRRLRQHPTLSGVPVIFLTARASENDRVHGLELGADDYITKPFGTRELVARVRAVLRRFEPSEAPGPLSIVKIEEIEIDGSAMQLRVKGELVPTTATEFRLLDYLARHPARVFSRDQLLDAVWGDARFVTPRSVDVYVRRIREKVEADPETPRYLKTMRGAGYRFEIPKSREAQ from the coding sequence GTGAGCCAAACTGTCTTCGTCTTGGAAGACGATGCTGACATTAGCAGACTGGTGCAGTATCAACTGGAACGAGCGGGCTTTATTGCGAAGCCGTATGCGGCCATTGGGTCCATCGTGCAGGATGCTGAACGCTCGCGGCCTGCGCTGTTTCTGCTGGATATCATGGTGCCGGGCGGCGATGGCATGGATCTCTGCCGCCGGCTGCGTCAGCATCCGACCTTGAGCGGTGTCCCCGTGATCTTTCTAACCGCGCGCGCCTCGGAGAACGATCGCGTGCATGGTCTGGAACTGGGCGCTGACGACTACATTACCAAGCCGTTCGGAACGCGGGAGTTGGTTGCGCGTGTTCGTGCGGTCTTGCGGCGCTTTGAGCCCTCCGAGGCTCCCGGTCCGCTCTCAATCGTCAAGATCGAAGAGATCGAGATCGACGGCAGCGCTATGCAGTTGCGTGTGAAGGGCGAACTCGTGCCGACGACGGCCACCGAGTTCCGCCTGCTGGACTATCTCGCCCGGCATCCGGCGCGGGTGTTCAGCCGGGACCAATTACTGGATGCTGTGTGGGGAGATGCGCGGTTTGTAACGCCGCGCAGTGTGGACGTGTATGTGCGCCGGATTCGGGAAAAGGTGGAAGCCGATCCGGAGACCCCACGCTATTTGAAGACGATGCGCGGAGCAGGGTATCGCTTCGAGATTCCCAAAAGCCGCGAAGCCCAGTAA